The genomic window ATTCTAAATGTGATCTATCTTACAAAACAAAACCTTATCGATATTCCAGTATTATATCTCTCAAAACATATTCTGGAATTCAAAAATGATTATTACAGATTATTGAAGGAAGTAACTGAAAAACAGAATTGGCATGACTGGATTCTCTTCAATCTCGAAACTGTTTACCGAACTTCCAAATATTCTTTAGAAAAAGTTAATGAAATTTACGACCTGTTCAGTTCAGTGAAATCAAAAATCAAAACAAAAGCTCCCGGAATCTATTCCTTTGAACTGCTTGAACTCCTGTTCACACAAGTTTACTGTAAAAACAAAATACTGGTTGAAAAAAATATTGCCTCACGAAATACAGCCAGCAAATATCTAAATGAACTGGTCAAACTAAATATTTTGGAAGCAAAACGAGAAGGAAAGGAAATTCTTTATCTCAATACAGGATTATATGAGTTACTATCAAAATAACCATTACTTATGCACAATTAGAACTGATTTTTGTGCAGAAGATAATAAACATGCCCAATGCTTGTGCACAAAAAACCACACATGCACAAAATAATTTATTTTCTGTACACGACATCTAAATCATGCACCTTGATTGTGCAGATAATTCAGGAATAAAAATGATCCAAGATAAAAACCTGCTCTCGGAAAAAGAAAAAGATATTGTCATAAACAGCATTAAAGAAGGCAAAACCATTCCCAAAGAAACAATAAATTCCCCTCTTTCAGAGGAGTGCGACTTTAATCGCGGGGTGTTTAAAAAATACAAAAAACTCCCATACAATCCCAAACTGAAAGACAGAGCTAAAGAATTACGCAAAGCAGGCAATTTATCAGAAGTATTATTTTGGAATCAGGTTAAAAGAAAACAATTTCTTTCTTTAGATTTTCACAGGCAAAAGATCATCGGTAATTATATTGTTGATTTTTATTGTCCCAAATTAAATCTTATTATCGAGATAGACGGTAATAGTCATAATAATAAAGTTGAATATGATAAAAAGCGAGATAATTATCTCAAAAGTTTAGGATTGATAATCTTACATTTTACTGACATCGATGTAAAAAGGAATTTGAATGGTGTGATGGAATATTTGAAGGAGTTTTGTGGGAATATGAACACCC from Candidatus Cloacimonadota bacterium includes these protein-coding regions:
- a CDS encoding endonuclease domain-containing protein, translated to MIQDKNLLSEKEKDIVINSIKEGKTIPKETINSPLSEECDFNRGVFKKYKKLPYNPKLKDRAKELRKAGNLSEVLFWNQVKRKQFLSLDFHRQKIIGNYIVDFYCPKLNLIIEIDGNSHNNKVEYDKKRDNYLKSLGLIILHFTDIDVKRNLNGVMEYLKEFCGNMNTPNSDKSESTPLQEGNINTPSLRDTPLIEGNLTKKRKNK